The Apium graveolens cultivar Ventura chromosome 6, ASM990537v1, whole genome shotgun sequence genome contains a region encoding:
- the LOC141668810 gene encoding mitochondrial outer membrane protein porin of 34 kDa-like: MGKGPGLYTDIGKKARDLLYRDYQSDQKLSITTYSTTGAVISSSVTKKGEILLADVGTQLKHGKATVDVKFDTASNLLGTITFDEAAPGLKSILSFKVPDERSAKLEVQYLHDYAGINTSVGLTANPTINFSGVFGNSVASLGTDVSFDTKTGNFSKYNAGLTFTNADLIASLAVNEKGNLLNASYYHLLSPLTNSAVGAEVTHNFSTNENAITVGTQHALDPLTTVKARANNSGKVHALIQHEWQPKSFFTISGEVDTKAVDKTAKLGLALALKP; the protein is encoded by the exons ATGGGCAAGGGACCTGGTCTTTACACTGATATTGGCAAGAAAGCAAGAG ATCTTTTGTACAGGGATTATCAAAGTGACCAGAAGTTGTCAATTACTACTTACTCAACAACTGGAGCT GTCATTTCATCTTCAGTAACCAAGAAAGGGGAGATATTGTTAGCTGATGTTGGTACACAGCTGAAACACGGAAAGGCTACTGTGGATGTCAAATTCGACACTGCCTCTAAT TTGTTGGGAACCATTACCTTTGATGAAGCTGCTCCCGGTTTGAAGTCAATACTTAGCTTCAAAGTTCCAGACGAAAGATCTGCCAAG CTTGAAGTCCAATACTTGCATGACTATGCTGGGATCAACACTAGCGTTGGGTTGACTGCAAACCCGACTATCAACTTCTCCGGGGTGTTTGGAAATAGTGTTGCTTCCCTTGGGACTGATGTCTCCTTTGACACCAAAACTGGGAATTTCAGCAAGTACAATGCTGGCCTTACCTTCACCAATGCTGATCTAATTGCTTCCTTGGCTGT GAATGAAAAGGGTAACCTTTTGAATGCATCTTACTACCATCTATTGAGCCCTTTGACAAATTCAGCAGTTGGTGCGGAGGTAACTCACAACTTCTCAACCAACGAGAACGCAATCACCGTTGGGACACAGCATGCACTGGATCCTTTGACCACAGTTAAGGCGCGAGCAAATAACTCTGGGAAGGTTCATGCTCTTATCCAGCATGAGTGGCAGCCCAAGTCCTTTTTCACAATATCCGGTGAAGTCGACACCAAGGCCGTGGACAAGACTGCAAAGCTTGGGTTGGCCTTGGCTCTGAAACCCTAA
- the LOC141668549 gene encoding uncharacterized protein LOC141668549 → MKVKGGPNKACAACKFQRRRCSDCPLSPFFPADQPKIFNNVHRLFGVSKVIKILKKLRDHDQKVDAMKSIIYESYIREKFPVHGCFGIISQLHQELQQATEELHYVRAQLSMLKENNSPCSQMINSYDLASENNENGAFYSDQSGDHSRSFINLNNYYSDVMSDNNKQLEIQTQLGDSNAFAVNYHNQVGEASDQDYDIMNFYAIDDQSSKEACESSSESSYKDGKQQVEMVPKKELKSAAAYFSLMSINSDQISR, encoded by the exons ATGAAAGTGAAAGGAGGGCCTAACAAAGCCTGTGCTGCATGCAAGTTTCAGAGAAGGAGGTGTTCTGATTGTCCTCTGTCCCCTTTCTTTCCGGCTGATCAGCCTAAGATCTTTAACAACGTTCATCGCCTTTTCGGAGTTTCTAAGGTTATCAAAATCCTTAAGAAATTGAGGGACCATGACCAGAAAGTCGATGCCATGAAATCAATCATCTACGAGTCCTACATACGTGAAAAATTTCCTGTCCACGGTTGCTTTGGCATTATCTCACAGCTTCATCAGGAGCTTCAACAAGCTACCGAAGAGCTTCATTACGTACGAGCACAACTCTCAATGCTCAAGGAAAACAATTCTCCGTGTTCTCAGATGATCAATTCGTATGATCTTGCAAGTGAAAACAATGAAAATGGTGCATTTTATTCTGATCAGTCTGGAGATCATTCTAGATCATTCATTAATCTAAACAATTACTATTCGGATGTTATGAGTGATAACAACAAACAGTTAGAAATTCAAACTCAATTGGGTGACTCGAATGCATTTGCTGTTAATTACCATAATCAAGTTGGAGAAGCTTCTGACCAAGATTACGATATCATGAACTTCTACGCAATTGATGATCAATCATCCAAGGAAGCTTGTGAATCAAG CTCAGAATCGTCGTATAAAGATGGTAAACAACAAGTTGAAATGGTACCCAAGAAAGAACTCAAGAGTGCGGCAGCGTACTTCAGTCTCATGAGCATCAACTCCGATCAAATTAGCCGGTAG
- the LOC141665429 gene encoding uncharacterized protein LOC141665429, translated as MANLTSDELAEAIRLYRQVQTRLQEEAELEEEPEESGDSQQSKRKEEEAKFELKILKRMQLEEEKLLDKSRSKRTRRDPTPKLISNDEEEEKQKDLKDMIYELQRKMDIDSGVEIGETLTPFSHSLEAIPRQRDLKHYNFDSFDGLGDPEEHLNYFEQISQIYYYNDLTKSRFLASTLKGGAQRWFSRIPSRSIHFWKEFRASFLRRFRANNTHEMHMCHLETIRQHDNESLYAYIRRFQEAINKVSSLDEREALSIFRRNLDLEHNERYIVELINKEPQSLAAAYSMTARFIKETDVLQAMRMTRNGGSRSKNTDDRPKGGYHQDKKFKQSNQSQGRQANPVFQRLGPKQESNSDPGPVKQAREPKQEPDWTPLNMTREEILKEVKVKKGNMNKYLVRDNSRGEAQKKGKNVVNVVLGGSYSPPRSPDFGEEVLSIPSLPDLVISFSSKDYEGVNPHHNAALVVTLDIFDNEVRRMLIDNGSSVNILFKHTVDRMQLGRVRSNECREDPLYGFGHNLVPIQGTLYLPIIFGTAPNQMTHVIKFYVINAPSSYNEIIGRSALTMMQAITSISHLKIKFPTPTGVGEIK; from the exons ATGGCAAACCTTACAAGCGATGAACTAGCAGAAGCAATCAGGCTATATAGGCAGGTTCAGACCCGGCTCCAAGAAGAAGCCGAACTAGAGGAGGAACCGGAGGAGTCTGGGGACTCCCAGCAATCAAAGAG gaaagaagaagaagcaaagTTTGAGCTAAAGATCCTAAAGAGAATGCAATTAGAAGAAGAGAAGCTGTTAGACAAGTCTAGGAGCAAAAGAACCCGGAGAGACCCTACTCCGAAGCTGATTTCtaatgatgaagaagaagagaagcagAAGGACCTCAAAGACATGATCTATGAATTGCAGAGGAAGATGGACATAGACTCAGGGGTGGAGATTGGAGAAACACTCACTCCTTTCAGCCACTCTTTGGAAGCTATCCCCCGACAGCGGGACTTGAAACATTACAACTTTGATTCCTTTGATGGTCTAGGAGACCCGGAGGAGCACCTAAACTACTTTGAGCAGATATCGCAGATATACTACTACAACGACTTGACGAAATCAAGGTTCTTAGCTTCAActcttaagggaggggcccagagatggttcagcagaatcccctCCCGCAGCATCCACTTTTGGAAGGAATTTCGAGCCTCCTTCCTTCGGAGATTTCGGGCAAACAATACGcacgaaatgcacatgtgtcacctggagacaatccgACAGCATGATAATGAGTCCCTTTATGCATACATTCGCCGattccaggaagcaatcaataaagtttcaagttTAGATGAGAGGGAAGCTTTAAGCATTTTCAGAAGAAACTTGGATCTAGAGCACAATGAGAGATATATAGTGGAGCTAATCAATAAGGAGCCGCAAAGCCTGGCAGCAGCTTACTCAATGACTGCTAGATTCATTAAGGAAACAGATGTGCTCCAGGCAATGAGGATGACCCGGAATGGGGGGTCCAGGAGTAAAAacactgatgaccgaccgaaagggggttaccatcaggacaagAAATTCAAGCAAAGCAACCAAAGCCAAGGAAGACAAGCCAACCCGGTTTTCCAAAGACTTGGTCCTAAGCAGGAGTCGAACAGCGACCCAGGACCCGTGAAGCAAGCTCGGGAGCCGAAGCAGGAGCcggactggactcctctcaacatgaccCGGGAGGAAATCTTGAAAGAAGTCAAAG TGAAGAAGGGGAATATGAACAAGTACTTAGTTCGGGACAACAGCAGAGGGGAAGCGCAGAAGAAAGGAAAGAATGTAGTCAATGTGGTCCTAGGCGGATCCTACTCCCCACCCCGGAGCCCGGACTTCGGCGAAGAAGTGCTCTCAATCCCATCACTCCCAGACCTGGTGATATCCTTCAGTAGCAAGGACTACGAAGGAGTCAACCCTCATCACAATGCAGCTTTGGTTGTCACTCTAGACATTTTcgataatgaagtaagaagaatgctcatagacaatggcTCCTCGGTAAATATCCTCTTCAAGCACACAGTAGACAGAATGCAGTTAGGAAGAGTCCGCTCAAATGAGTGCCGGGAGGACCCACTCTATGGTTTCGGCCACAACTtagtcccgatccaaggaactttgTACCTACCAATCATTTTTGGAACTGCTCCTAACCAAATGACTCATGTAATCAAATTTTATGTGATCAACGCTCCTTCCTCATACAACGAAATCATTGGCAGATCAGCTCTAACCatgatgcaagcaataacttcaatctcccatctcaagatCAAGTTCCCAACCCCGACGGGAGTCGGGGAGATTAAATGA
- the LOC141667320 gene encoding uncharacterized protein LOC141667320, with product MLRRLLLQPQASTLRRRFLSLPRHYCSSSSSSTSGGAPVSSFVEHLEDNDDNLPKLSSHQSSATLSIDRSGLYNPPEHSHEPSSDSELVKHLKGIIKFRGGPISIAEYMEEVLTNPKAGFYMNRDVFGEGGDFITSPDVSQMFGEMVGVWAMCLWEQMGRPIKVNLIELGPGRGTLMADLLRGSSKLKEFTKSLNIHMVECSPALQKLQYKKLECRDEDGVSKNVDNHIISALTGSPVSWHTMLEQVPTGVPTIIIAHEFYDALPVHQFQKASRGWCEKMIDVAEDQTFRVVLSPQPTPATLYLIKRCKWAETEDISKHNQIEVCPKAMDLTQSIAKRISSDGGGALIIDYGLNGIVSDSLQAIRKHKFVNILDDPGSADLSAYVDFSAIKHSAEEAADDVSVHGPITQSQFLGSLGINFRAEALLQNCTEEQAEALRTGYWRLVGEGEAPFWEGPADQAPIGMGTRYMAMTIVNKKQGTPAPFQ from the exons ATGCTGAGAAGATTGCTCCTACAACCACAAGCTTCCACTCTACGTCGTCGTTTCTTATCTCTTCCCCGTCATTATTGCTCTTCTTCGTCATCTTCTACTTCTGGTGGAGCTCCAGTGAGCTCTTTTGTCGAACACTTGGAAGATAATGATGATAATTTACCCAAACTGTCCTCTCATCAGTCCTCTGCCACTCTATCCATCGATCGCTCTGGACTATACAACCCCCCtg AGCATTCTCATGAACCATCCTCTGATTCTGAACTTGTTAAGCACTTAAAAGGAATCATCAAG TTTCGTGGAGGACCAATTTCAATTGCCGAGTATATGGAGGAAGTTCTCACCAATCCCAAGGCCGGTTTTTATATGAACCGCGATGTTTTTGGGGAAGGAGGTGATTTCATAACTTCGCCCGATGTAAGCCAGATGTTTGGAGAG ATGGTTGGTGTTTGGGCAATGTGCCTGTGGGAACAAATGGGACGACCTATTAAAGTGAACCTGATTGAGCTTGGCCCTGGAAGAGGAACTCTAATGGCCGACCTTCTGCGT GGTTCGTCAAAATTGAAGGAATTTACCAAATCATTGAACATACACATGGTTGAATGTAGTCCAGCATTACAGAAACTCCAATATAAAAAGTTAGAGTGTAGGGATGAAGACGGCGTCAGCAAGAATGTAGATAATCATATCATTTCTGCTTTGACTGGAAGTCCAGTTTCATGGCATACCATGCTGGAGCAGGTCCCAACGGGAG TTCCAACAATCATCATTGCCCATGAGTTCTATGATGCATTACCAGTTCATCAATTCCAG AAAGCATCTCGTGGCTGGTGTGAGAAAATGATTGATGTTGCTGAAGATCAGAC GTTTCGTGTTGTTCTATCTCCACAGCCTACACCTGCCACTCTTTACCTAATAAAGCGTTGCAAGTGGGCTGAGACCGAAGACATATCAAAACATAATCAGATTGAGGTTTGCCCAAAAGCAATGGACTTGACCCAAAGTATAGCTAAAAGAATAAGCTCCGACGGAGGGGGAGCCCTCATAATTGACTATGGCCTGAACGGAATAGTCTCAGATAGTCTACAG GCTATTCGAAAACACAAGTTCGTCAATATACTGGATGACCCTGGGTCTGCTGATCTCAGCGCCTATGTTGATTTCTCAGCAATTAAGCATTCTGCCGAGGAAGCTGCAG ATGATGTTTCTGTCCATGGTCCTATCACACAGTCTCAGTTTCTGGGTTCTCTTGGAATAAACTTTAGGGCTGAAGCCTTGCTACAAAACTGCACAGAAGAACAAGCCGAGGCGCTCAGGACAGGGTATTGGCGTCTTGTAGGGGAAGGTGAAGCCCCATTTTGGGAGGGTCCTGCTGATCAGGCGCCAATTGGTATGGGCACAAGATATATGGCAATGACTATAGTGAACAAAAAGCAAGGTACTCCGGCACCATTCCAGTAA